A region of Vitis riparia cultivar Riparia Gloire de Montpellier isolate 1030 chromosome 1, EGFV_Vit.rip_1.0, whole genome shotgun sequence DNA encodes the following proteins:
- the LOC117920641 gene encoding extracellular ribonuclease LE-like: MGKQMCKISDLIILMQNNWPTLACPSGNGTKFWAHEWNKHGTCSKSVLSQHQYFKAALGLKKDVDLLQILEKAGIKPNGESYCLKKTRKAIKDAVGFIPWIQCNVAPSGNRQLYQVYVCVDTSGKNFIQCPVMPKGKCGSSIEFPSF; the protein is encoded by the exons ATGGGGAAACAAATGTGTAAA ATCTCAGACCTCATCATTCTAATGCAAAATAATTGGCCAACACTGGCCTGCCCAAGCGGCAACGGCACCAAGTTCTGGGCACATGAATGGAACAAACATGGGACCTGCTCAAAGTCCGTCCTCAGCCAACACCAGTACTTTAAAGCAGCTCTAGGCCTCAAGAAAGATGTAGATCTCCTCCAAATTCTTGAGAAAGCAG GAATTAAACCAAATGGAGAATCATACTGCttaaagaaaactagaaaagCTATAAAAGATGCAGTTGGATTCATACCTTGGATACAGTGCAATGTGGCTCCATCGGGTAACAGACAGCTCTACCAGGTTTACGTTTGCGTGGACACTTCTGGGAAAAATTTTATCCAATGTCCAGTGATGCCCAAGGGGAAATGTGGTTCAAGCATCGAGTTTCCTTCATTCTAG